The Pelodiscus sinensis isolate JC-2024 chromosome 10, ASM4963464v1, whole genome shotgun sequence genome has a segment encoding these proteins:
- the SAG gene encoding S-arrestin yields MHCTDHFLDPVQHNYNLIPLFLIHVQCQGSLAAGRLCSVLVSHPSVEMSCAESPKGASLSSVSLKNASPPQSHVVYKKMSRDKAVTIYLGKRDFIDHIDGVEPVDGVLLVDPEIVKGKKVYVTLTCAFRYGQEDIDVMGLTFRKDLFFSRVQLYPPVEKLGSLSDLQECLIKKLGKNTYPFVLTFPDYLPCSVALQPAPHDVGKCCGVDFEVKAFCTENVEERIPKRNFVRLLIRKVQYAPEEPGPQPQAETTWQFFMSSKPLHLRARLSKEVFYHGEPIPVTVTVTNNTEKTVKKIRVLVEQVANVVLYSSDYYTKAVAMEEVQEKVLPNSTITKTLTLLPLLANNREKRGIALDGKLKDEDTNLASSTIIKEGIDKTVLGILVAYKVKVKLIVAGMLGDLTSSEVSTELPFRLMHPKPEEPSIRVAGMTWYLRSFLANSCKIWMKRRTRLLLQMMSDWENRLLEELQGVVVVIDTLGHSFLVVFNGLLLLL; encoded by the exons ATGCACTGCACTGATCATTTTTTGGATCCTGTTCAACATAACTATAATCTCATTCCTCTCTTCTTGATACACGTCCAGTGTCAGGGATCTCTTGCTGCAGGAAGGCTTTGTTCTGTCCTGGTCTCTCACCCATCCGTGGAAATGAGCTGTGCAGAGTCTCCGAAAGGGGCTTCTCTTTCCTCAGTTTCTCTGAAGAATGCCAGTCCCCCTCAGTCGCATGTCGTCTACAAGAAGATGTCCCGTGATAAGGCT GTGACTATCTACCTGGGAAAACGAGATTTCATTGACCACATAGATGGCGTGGAACCTGTAG ACGGTGTCTTGTTAGTGGATCCTGAGATCGTCAAGGGGAAGAAAG TGTATGTGACTCTGACCTGTGCTTTCCGGTATGGCCAAGAAGACATTGATGTGATGGGTCTGACCTTCCGAAAGGATCTTTTCTTCTCTAGGGTACAGTTGTACCCACCGGTGGAGAAGCTGGGATCTCTCTCGGATTTGCAGGAATGCCTGATCAAGAAGCTGGGGAAGAACACTTATCCTTTTGTTTTAACG tttCCAGATTATCTGCCCTGTTCAGTCGCCCTGCAACCAGCCCCTCATGATGTCGGGAAG TGCTGCGGGGTGGACTTTGAGGTGAAAGCTTTCTGTACGGAGAACGTGGAAGAGCGAATTCCCAAAAG GAATTTTGTACGCCTGTTGATCCGTAAAGTACAGTATGCCCCAGAAGAGCCGGGGCCCCAACCTCAAGCTGAGACCACCTGGCAGTTTTTCATGTCCAGCAAGCCACTGCACCTGCGGGCCCGTCTGAGTAAAGAG GTGTTCTACCATGGGGAGCCCATTCCTGTCACTGTCACCGTGACCAACAATACTGAGAAAACGGTGAAGAAGATCAGAGTGCTAG tGGAGCAAGTTGCCAACGTGGTTCTCTACTCGAGTGACTATTATACCAAGGCGGTGGcaatggaggaggtgca GGAGAAAGTGCTGCCGAATAGCACCATTACCAAGACATTGACACTTCTGCCCTTGCTGGCAAATAACCGTGAGAAACGGGGCATAGCACTGGATGGGAAGTTAAAGGATGAAGATACCAACTTGGCTTCCAGTACCAT CATAAAGGAAGGGATAGACAAGACAGTGCTGGGGATTCTGGTTGCCTACAAGGTGAAGGTGAAGCTCATTGTTGCAGG CATGCTGGGAGATCTCACCTCCAG TGAAGTCAGCACAGAGCTGCCGTTCCGTCTCATGCACCCCAAGCCGGAGGAACCGAGCATCAGAG TGGCCGGGATGACCTGGTATTTGAGGAGTTTCCTCGCCAACAGCTGCAAGATTTGGATGAAGAGGAGAACAAGGCTGCTTCTGCAAATGATGAGTGACTGGGAGAACAGGCTTCTGGAGGAACTACAGGGTGTGGTGGTAGTTATAGACACGTTAGGACATAGCTTTTTGGTTGTATTTAATGGCCTGCTCTTGCTGTTGTAA